One stretch of Arachis hypogaea cultivar Tifrunner chromosome 20, arahy.Tifrunner.gnm2.J5K5, whole genome shotgun sequence DNA includes these proteins:
- the LOC112783711 gene encoding receptor protein kinase TMK1: MSTAFSLFLSLFLLAVRHILAETDPNDVSILHQFRKGLDDPKLLPWPEDGGDPCGAPRWDYIFCDGNRVAQIQAKNLNLSGPLPTTFNQLTALTNVGLQNNRLNGPLPSFKGLKDLKYLFLDYNNFDSLPSDCFDGLDSLEVLALDHNNLNATNGGWSLPPSLQGSTQLTNLSCMSCNLVGSLPDFLGKMNSLSFLKLSDNNLTGELPATLNGTVLQVLWLNNQQGEGLTGTIDVVSTMVSLTSLWLHGNKFSGSIPENIGDLDSLKDLNLNGNQLVGLVPDALGNMKLDTLDLNNNHLMGPIPDFKAVNVTFDNNDFCQDKPGIPCAFEVMALLQFLGGLNYPSNLVDSWTGNDPCSGPWLGIKCDTNGKVSMINLPNFKLNGTLSPSVANLGSLAEIRLGGNHIGGVVPSNWTNLSSLSLLDLSDDNISGPMPKFRPGVKLVTVGNPLLDPHSQAPSSGNNNPSTGSGNDEPSTGSTPAHSNNNPSSSNEAKKSKGKALVTIVAPIAGVAAAAFLLIPIYVYCFRRRRKDALLAPSSLVIHPRDPSDSDRIVKIAVANNTNGSISTLTGSGSGSRNSSGIGDSHVIEAGNLVISVQVLRNVTKNFASENELGRGGFGVVYKGELDDGTKIAVKRMEAGVISSKALDEFQAEIAVLSKVRHRHLVSLLGYSIEGNERILVYEYMPQGALSKHLFHWKSFGMEPLSWKRRLNIALDVARGLEYLHSMAHQSFIHRDLKSSNILLADDFRAKISDFGLVKLAPEGEKSVVTRLAGTFGYLAPEYAVTGKITTKADVFSFGVVLMELLTGLMALDEGRSEESQYLAAWFWHIKSDKKKLRAAIDQSLDIKEETFETICVIAELAGHCTAREPSQRPDMGHAVNVLAPLVEKWKPFDDDTEEYSGIDYSLPLNQMVKDWQEAEGKDLSYMDLEDSKSSIPARPTGFADSFTSADGR; the protein is encoded by the exons ATGTCCACCgccttctctctcttcctctccctcttCCTCCTCGCTGTCCGCCATATCCTCGCCGAAACCGACCCCAACGACGTTAGCATCCTCCACCAGTTCCGAAAAGGACTTGACGACCCTAAGCTCCTTCCATGGCCCGAAGATGGCGGCGACCCATGCGGCGCTCCTCGCTGGGACTACATCTTCTGCGACGGAAACAGAGTTGCTCAGATTCAAGCCAAGAATCTCAACCTCTCTGGTCCCTTGCCTACCACCTTCAACCAACTCACCGCACTCACCAACGTTGGCCTCCAGAATAACCGTCTCAACGGTCCTTTACCCTCTTTCAAGGGTTTGAAGGACCTCAAGTACTTGTTCTTGGACTACAACAACTTCGATTCTCTACCATCAGATTGCTTCGACGGTCTCGATAGCTTGGAGGTTCTTGCGTTGGATCACAACAACCTCAATGCCACTAATGGTGGCTGGAGTCTCCCGCCGAGTCTTCAGGGTTCGACTCAGTTGACCAATCTCTCTTGTATGAGTTGCAATTTGGTGGGTTCCTTGCCGGATTTTCTGGGGAAGATGAACTCTCTCTCGTTCCTGAAACTTTCCGACAACAATTTGACCGGAGAGTTGCCGGCGACACTAAACGGCACCGTATTGCAGGTTCTGTGGCTGAACAACCAGCAGGGTGAGGGGCTTACTGGGACAATTGATGTGGTTTCCACTATGGTTTCACTGACAAGTTTGTGGCTTCATGGAAACAAGTTCAGTGGGTCGATTCCGGAGAACATTGGAGACTTGGATTCGTTGAAGGATCTTAATCTCAACGGAAACCAGCTAGTTGGGCTTGTACCTGATGCATTAGGTAACATGAAATTGGACACTCTTGATTTGAACAATAACCATTTGATGGGTCCTATCCCTGATTTCAAAGCTGTTAATGTTACTTTTGATAACAATGATTTTTGTCAAGACAAGCCTGGGATTCCATGCGCCTTTGAGGTCATGGCACTCTTGCAATTTCTTGGTGGGTTGAATTACCCTTCTAATCTGGTGGATTCTTGGACTGGTAATGACCCTTGTTCAGGTCCATGGTTGGGAATCAAGTGTGATACTAATGGCAAGGTTTCTATGATTAATTTGCCAAATTTTAAGCTTAATGGGACGTTGAGTCCTTCTGTTGCAAACTTGGGTTCTCTTGCTGAAATTAGGTTGGGTGGTAACCATATTGGTGGTGTGGTACCTAGTAATTGGACTAACTTGTCGTCTCTTTCGTTGTTGGATCTGAGTGACGATAACATATCCGGTCCAATGCCCAAGTTTCGCCCCGGAGTGAAACTTGTGACTGTTGGGAATCCTCTGTTGGATCCACACTCCCAAGCTCCTTCATCTGGGAACAATAATCCGTCAACTGGATCTGGGAATGATGAGCCTTCAACGGGGTCTACACCTGCACACTCGAATAACAATCCAAGTAGTTCTAATGAAGCAAAGAAATCCAAAGGCAAAGCATTGGTTACTATTGTTGCTCCCATTGCGGGTGTGGCGGCTGCAGCTTTTCTGCTCATTCCAATTTATGTGTATTGTTTCAGGAGAAGAAGGAAGGATGCTTTATTGGCTCCTAGTTCACTGGTGATTCACCCAAGAGATCCATCTGATTCGGATCGTATTGTAAAGATTGCTGTTGCTAATAATACCAATGGAAGCATCTCAACTCTAACAGGGAGTGGGTCTGGGAGTCGAAACAGCAGCGGGATTGGGGATTCTCATGTGATTGAAGCTGGCAATCTTGTGATATCTGTTCAGGTTCTACGAAATGTGACCAAGAATTTTGCCTCCGAGAACGAGCTTGGTCGTGGTGGGTTTGGTGTTGTTTATAAGGGAGAATTGGATGATGGCACAAAAATTGCAGTGAAGCGAATGGAAGCTGGTGTCATTAGTAGCAAAGCGTTAGATGAATTCCAGGCTGAAATTGCAGTTCTATCAAAAGTTAGACACCGGCATCTAGTGTCTCTTTTGGGTTATTCCATTGAAGGGAATGAGAGAATTCTAGTTTATGAGTATATGCCTCAAGGTGCACTAAGTAAGCATCTTTTCCATTGGAAGAGTTTTGGAATGGAGCCACTCTCTTGGAAGAGGAGGCTCAATATTGCCCTGGATGTTGCTAGAGGACTGGAGTACCTTCATTCTATGGCCCACCAAAGCTTCATTCACAGAGATCTTAAGTCGTCGAATATTTTGCTTGCTGATGATTTCAGAGCAAAAATATCAGATTTTGGATTGGTAAAACTTGCTCCTGAAGGTGAAAAGTCTGTAGTGACCCGGCTTGCAGGGACTTTCGGATACTTGGCACCAGAATATGcag TGACGGGAAAAATCACTACCAAAGCAGATGTTTTCAGCTTTGGGGTTGTGCTAATGGAGCTGTTGACGGGATTGATGGCGCTTGATGAGGGTAGATCTGAGGAAAGCCAATACTTGGCAGCATGGTTCTGGCATATAAAATCAGACAAGAAGAAACTAAGGGCTGCCATTGATCAATCCCTTGACATAAAAGAAGAAACGTTCGAGACCATCTGCGTCATTGCCGAGTTAGCTGGACACTGCACTGCCAGAGAACCAAGCCAACGGCCTGATATGGGTCATGCTGTGAATGTTCTGGCGCCACTGGTTGAAAAATGGAAACCATTTGATGATGACACAGAGGAATATTCCGGCATTGATTATAGCCTTCCTCTTAACCAGATGGTGAAGGACTGGCAGGAAGCAGAAGGAAAGGACTTGAGTTATATGGACTTGGAAGATAGCAAGAGTAGTATCCCAGCAAGGCCTACTGGATTTGCAGATTCTTTTACTTCAGCTGATGGTAGATGA